The region GAAAAGGTATGAGTTTGCTCGGACGGTAAAAGCAGGACTACTACAGGGTCTTAACATGAAAAATCGGGATAACAGCTTTTCCTCTTGctgtattttaataataaataacaatagtaaacaCGTAACTGACAACTCATTATTCAGTCATACTGCTTCAATGAGGTATTCCATACCAGGATATCTCAGAAAAGGTTCAATGATTATTTAAACGGCTGCTTAAACCATTTCGGTACATTAGCTTTGGTTGCAGGTGCAAGGTTTCTATGACTCGGTCCAGGTGTGGGTTCTGATTGCTTTGGTGTTTCTACTACCCTTTCCAGTCTCTTTTCTTGTGCCATACTGATGTCAGGCATATCCTCATTCTGAAAACTGTCCACACCTCTCCGCGCCATTGCCATTCTAACGATtaaattatcatcattattatttattcaagtatttgtGGCGAAACAACTAGCCATTCTTTCTGCTCACCTAGATTTTACTGCTTGAATACCAGCAGCTCTGGGATCGGTAAGTTTGTTGTTTAGTTCAGATTTCAAACTAGACTGGCCAGAGTAGTGAAGTATAGCTGAGGGCACTAGATTGGCGTCGACCAACCGTGCACCGGGATCCAGTACAGTGCGTGGAGGTGTTGTATCTGTTTCGTTAAAACTATGTAATACGATTTGCAGTTGCATAAGAAGTGCATCAAAAAGAGAAATATAGGTATGCAGAAATACTTACAAAGCATGAACTCGGCGTCAGGATTGGCCaggtaaatttttacaaattctttAACTGCCTGAACTGTTTCAAGCGGGCCGAACAAGCCCTGAAGTACCAATTGATCTGGGAACTGAATTCTAATCACGGTTTTACGATATTTATGTAAATGATGCAAAATCCTTTTGTCCTCATCCAATTGTCTCTGAGCCGAAGTTAGAAGTGGAGCCTCATCCAGCTCTGCTCTAAGGCGGATAGCATCTTTCAGTAAGTGCCGAGCATCCTCGACAGTAAGGTCAAAAAAGTTGTCGGGTAATTCATTACGTGGCAAGGCTTCTGCTCCAGCCTGATTAAACACTAGGGCATTTCTCTCTCCCAgctaaaaattatcaataattaatttcttgCGCTGCgaatataatgaaatgaaaaataagcggagagaaaagaaaaattggaatcTTACGAATTCAACTTTTGTTTCTTCTATACTACTCTCAGATGTATCCATCGGTATTCCTGTGTTTTCAGTTTCAGTTACAtccgttttttcttcaaccttCAGATCGCAATCAAGTTTTGGGATCTTTTCTGAAACTGAAGCTTGTGTATGATGCTGTGCAGTCTTTCCTGTTTTCAGGGCTGATATGGGATCTATATTTTTCTGTGCGCCTCTCCGCAATGCCGCTGTCTGTCGATTAGTTTCAGCCATACGAAGTGCCAAGTCAATGCTTTCTTGAGATGGCCTTGCAGCCAAAGGAGCCGACACATGAGCCTGAGTTCTGGGTTGCTCAGGATCGCGATGAATTAATCTAAGCATAGCTCTGCCGCAGTTCAGTCCCAGCATTCTGAGCGTCGTTTGTTCCAGTAGGTCCAACCCGCAGACCtgagatttttaattattaatcgAGCGTTGATCAATGACAGGCTACACAGGCTTGAAAAACTAGCGTAACAATGTAACCTCGCGATGCATGTAGATAAGAGCTGCAGTTGGTAGCATTTGCTCCGGACACAGCTGATTCAGAACTTGAGCCAAGGAATTACTGGGCTGAAATTCACCTGTCACTCGCTCTCCGCTTTCAGTTTGAATGCCGACCGTCACATTTGAGTCAAGTCTCTTTTTGGTGCAAGGTACCATCTCCAGTTGAGCGTTGTTCGGTAAACCGGTAAATCGGAAGATGGCATTGGCGTCGAGAACGCGATTGTAATGCCTGAGGGTTGACGAAGACTCAGATATAATTTGGCGGCAAAATATTCAGGGATCGGCGCATAAGCAGGCATGGAAAGGAGCATAGTTATCCTGGTGAGACTCACTTGATATCATATTCCTCGGTCTCGTAGCCATGTTTTTGACACACTTGTTCCAGTATCTACAGAATAATTGATCGGATCAGTTGTATATCAGTGATCACGTTGATTTAAcaaattttaagaaatgaATCATACCTGCAATATTGTCGTGTTTGGCGTTACTTTCACGGTTTGTCGGCGACCATTCGGCGCGAGCACAATGACACTTTTGCTTGCCGCcattcttgtttttcttcgaaaACAGCTGACGGTCTTGCTTAATCATTCCTCAGCATTTGCGCGCGGTCTTGCATGACGTCATAACGCTCGCTAGTTTTCTTTACATAGCGCCACTATCGGTAACGACGAAGCCGATTTGGGTTATTTGAACGGTGAAACTTGCGCCGTACAAACGTTTAGAAACATAATAGGGATGACAACGTGAAAATTGGCTAATTAACCGAAGCTAGTTCTCATTGGAGATTTGATtgagttttcactttttacgaCTTCCCATCTCTTGAGACTGAATAATCTATGGACGAAGATGTGAGTTGCGCCAGCGGATTGAGGATAATCCCGCTAGGTGTATCTGTATGACGGGTATTTAATCAAATGTGCGGCGCCGTAGGTGCATGGTCTGAAGTTAGAAGTTCAATTGAACTGATATCGCCATGAGAGTGCATTGAATAATAGGTCGGGCCTATGTACTCGACgataaatgattgaaaaaatgtggtgaataaacgttgaatttttaatgaaattgaaaaagcgAAAGAGCTGGTGCGTGCAGTGCGTTAGTATGCCCGCTAAGGTGTCGAAGAAGGTCGTCGGGATGATAATCAGGAGTCGAAAATCCATCATGAAGGATGGTGTGATCACGGTACGTATTTCAATTGGTTTTTTCCTTTAATGTTGAGAGGTATCGGCAAGCTGGGTGACagacggaaagaaaaaaccaaGAGATTCATCATCCTCGGAAAATCATTCGTCACAGCGACGTCTCGACGCTGAAGCATCGTTCTCGTACTTGCTCGTCAAGTTGCGACGCGCGTCCAACGATAGATCCGTGTACAAATATTCCCTTATCTTGTACGGCGACAAGCTTTTCCAAGTCTAATTAGTCCCAGTCTTTATCTCGCGTCCCTATTTTCCTGCCAACCAACAACCAGCAACCTGTCCGCATTACTCACCTCAACTCGCTGTTTTACCTGTTGCAATGCGGTTATTCGCGTCAAGGATAGCGACGATATTACATACGTGTTATCATCATAACCTTGCCGATGACTTGTGGCCGAGGGGTTTTAATTCTCATCCAACACCCAGCCGCGGTTTCCCCACTCTTTCTGGAATCACCATCGCGTTGACGTCCTGCACACACGGGCGACCCTGGAATCGTCCCGAGGCATTGGTCGATCAGCCGAGATGATCTTCGTATTTACATTACCGCAAACAGGCTATGCCCATAACCCGTTTGCGGTATCTGTATGAGGATGAAGTTGGTATTGTTACTGTAACGATACATGCTTGTGAAAATCGCTACTTCGCCTCTTCAGAAATGTCCGAAATGTAATAAACCATtataaacataatatttttattttgtagtCATctccttgaaagtcattctTGAATTACCCAATAACGATGACATTTTAGCCTGAGGTTTCCTTaggttaacgttactaacttcagcctgatATATCTGTGCCCTCAAGTAGCGGCTGAGGAGAAGAAATCATGCGCGTACGAAAAATCCCGATGATGGCGGGGCCGCAGCAGGGTAGTTGGGCACCAGCTTCGCGGCGGGAGGGGGGTTGGGAATGCTACCGCAGTAGTGGTGCTCttgcgtaaaaaaattcttcgatacTTCGCCCTCTTCTCGAAcgaagaaaggaaagaaggaaaatcgCCGTTATTAAGACGCAATGTCCAACTCACGCGGCGAATGTTTACCGGGCGAGATTTATTGACAACTCGTTGACTGACGTTGGCCCACAGCTGACAGACGTCAGTTTAAAATGCGCTCGTCAGAATTTGTTCCGTTCGCCGAAAAAGTTACGCCACGGCCTCATGATTCGAGGATTCCGTAACCCCGTGTATTCGCGTTTCACCGCATATCATCGGCATTGTCGTCGCATTTTCGAGCGTGTTTCTCACGGTCCTCGACAAAAATTTACCGAGTTTTACCGCGACATCGCGCCTCCCCAGTTGACGCTCACCAATTTTCGGAGACACAGTCGATGGACCAGCGCGTTTCAATCAAACGAAAATTTACAGGCCTTCAGCCGATGCTGCGTGTGTATTTTTAGCAATATCTGACTCTCACCAACTGTGTGATGAAACGTGTGTGATGAGTTACGTTGATTGATAGATTCCCTCCTCGTTACgttggtataaaaatatttttcccctTATATATTTACTCGGTGCATCGCTTTTCCACATCCACAAGTAATTTTGCATAGGAATAGAAAAAACGcgactttttattttccagcCAAGGAAGAAGTACATCTGTCGTAATACAATTATTCTAACTTttggaaagaattttatttgcgTCACTGATGTAATGTAGAATATAATACCCAGCGGCCAAACAAACCTCAATAGACTACTTTCAACAGTCTTTGACATTCGATTAGTTTTTGCACGCAATTCTTacagtgaaaaagaaaaagttcaCAACTCGTAACTCTAATAAATCTATCAAGttgtttgaatttaattttcaatagatcCTAAGAGGAACACTGGTGCGAATAAGTTTAGTTAGCTTAGTAAATACAGGGCACACTTATAAATCCGTCCGTCAAATACGGTGATATATATAATCAAATATCTTTCAACAAAACGAACATTATGATCAAGTTTATATATCAATGAAAAtgcgaataaaattaattcagaGCATACAGAAAAACTGGATACCTCCAACAGTAACGTCTTTCCTGGCCAATAAACGGCACGCAACGAGGTATTTACTGCTCTGAAAAACTTGCACGGTTTAGGTGTCATTTTTGAGATATTATAGAACACTGGttcgaatcaaaaaaaaatcacgtcgaTGAGCAGATGCGTCTATTGAGAACTTAGGGGCGAGCAGGGGCGATGCCCCCTGGTGCAGACGGGGGCTCGGAGGGCCCTTCGTGCTCCGAAGCTCACGATGGCCAGGAGCCAGCGCTGACTAAGCCTCCACCCTTATTATCGCCCGTTCAGCGTTGCTACAGACATCTCAAGGTCAGCTGGTAGTATAAATTTGTATAGCTTAACGAGCAGCGCCGCCCACTGAGAAGGCAGTTGTGCAAATATTTGATTCGACTGTTCAGTTTTTCGTCACAGCTGTGTAAGAATTTGACATCGCTAGCATCCTGCCGATAAATATCTTCTAATTTTCTAacttttctttacatttcCATTGTTTCAGAGTTCGGGAATCGGCGAAGCCAGCGTTTATCATGCCCTTGTCGTCATATTCCTGGAGTTCTTTGCCTGGGGACTGCTGACAATGCCCATTATTGCCGTTCTCAACAAGACATTTCCCGATCATACCTTTCTGATGAACGGTCTGATAATGGGCATCAAAGGGATTCTCTCGTTCCTCTCAGCTCCACTGATCGGCGCGCTCTCCGACGTTTGGGGAAGGAAATTCTTCCTGCTTATCACTGTAGCTTTTACCTGTGCGCCTATACCACTCATGAGCATAAATACATGGTGGTTTTTCGCCATGATTTCAATCAGCGGAGTATTTGCCTGCACATTCTCGGTTGTCTTTGCTTACGTCGCTGACGTCACCGAGGAGAGCGAACGTTCTCTGGCTTACGGTTTGGTAAGTATTTTCGCGCATATCTGCACATCGAAAATTAACAAATCTGGCGATAAAATTCCACATGTAACTTGCTGAGTCTTTTTTCCAACAGTCATTATTGGCTAATCTTAGATTGGAATTTGCTTAGTCAGCAGCATTAATATCCCTATAAGTCCACTTGTGTCTCAACACGTTTTCTGTATTCTAGGCTGGTGACACATTGGCCATATAAGGATTAGATTGCGTTCATTTTGATTAGATAAAGAAAGGCATGAATGTCCAATATCTAACACTGATCAAAATATAGCTTGAACCATATGTTTTTCTGTAATCTACTGCAACTTCAGACAACATCACTCGTCATGTTACTTCCAATCTTCTCGTAATCTGATCCATGTCGTGTGCTGTTGgcacaaataaaaaagtttgatgCTTAAAACCAAAAAGGGGcagaatattttgattttgtttgaTTCACGTATACTGCTCAGCATTCAATATTTCGTActgattaatttttctgtttttcaggTGTCTGCCACATTCGCAGCTAGTATGGTAATTAGTCCTGCGCTCGGTTCGTACCTGATGGAAGTTTACGAACAAAATTTCCCCGTTGCTTTGGCAACGGCCATTGCTATCCTAGATGTTTTCTTTATATTGGTTGCTGTGCCGGAAAGCTT is a window of Neodiprion pinetum isolate iyNeoPine1 chromosome 4, iyNeoPine1.2, whole genome shotgun sequence DNA encoding:
- the LOC124215829 gene encoding tether containing UBX domain for GLUT4; translated protein: MAASKSVIVLAPNGRRQTVKVTPNTTILQILEQVCQKHGYETEEYDIKHYNRVLDANAIFRFTGLPNNAQLEMVPCTKKRLDSNVTVGIQTESGERVTGEFQPSNSLAQVLNQLCPEQMLPTAALIYMHREVCGLDLLEQTTLRMLGLNCGRAMLRLIHRDPEQPRTQAHVSAPLAARPSQESIDLALRMAETNRQTAALRRGAQKNIDPISALKTGKTAQHHTQASVSEKIPKLDCDLKVEEKTDVTETENTGIPMDTSESSIEETKVEFLGERNALVFNQAGAEALPRNELPDNFFDLTVEDARHLLKDAIRLRAELDEAPLLTSAQRQLDEDKRILHHLHKYRKTVIRIQFPDQLVLQGLFGPLETVQAVKEFVKIYLANPDAEFMLYTTPPRTVLDPGARLVDANLVPSAILHYSGQSSLKSELNNKLTDPRAAGIQAVKSRMAMARRGVDSFQNEDMPDISMAQEKRLERVVETPKQSEPTPGPSHRNLAPATKANVPKWFKQPFK